The following are encoded together in the Salvia hispanica cultivar TCC Black 2014 chromosome 6, UniMelb_Shisp_WGS_1.0, whole genome shotgun sequence genome:
- the LOC125192788 gene encoding 2-oxoglutarate-dependent dioxygenase 19-like — protein MAATRSISCVKHLAESPNLSSIPSNYIYHTDPAETEVEASIPVIDFSLLTSHNPHHKAEAIHDLDQACQDWGFFILVNHGMPEELRQGVLEAAAEFFNLSEAEKPEFEPENVLSPIRYGTSFNAATDNVFCWRDFLKVFVHPHFASPHKPQSLRQLLPEYCERSRDVVSKLSKAISQSLGLEETEMETELELRSSLQIFVANYYPRCPNPEAAMGILPHSDHGLFTLLIQNDVGGLQIQHHQRWFNVNPPPNSILVNTGDHLEIFSNGKYKSVLHRAVVNDKTARISIATANGPSLDAVVAPARRLVEGEGGAVAVYAAMKYKDYLLEQQSGQLDGKTMLKRVRIQD, from the exons ATGGCAGCAACACGAAGCATTAGTTGCGTGAAACATCTTGCAGAATCACCCAATCTCTCTTCTATCCCATCCAATTACATCTACCACACCGATCCTGCTGAAACTGAAGTCGAAGCTTCAATTCCGGTTATCGATTTTTCGCTTCTCACCTCTCACAACCCTCATCACAAGGCCGAAGCCATCCATGATCTCGACCAAGCTTGTCAAGATTGGGGCTTCTTCATC CTGGTAAATCATGGCATGCCGGAAGAGTTGAGGCAGGGCGTGCTTGAAGCCGCGGCTGAATTTTTCAATCTGTCCGAAGCGGAGAAACCGGAATTCGAACCCGAAAATGTATTGAGCCCGATTAGGTACGGCACCAGCTTTAATGCTGCAACTGACAACGTCTTTTGTTGGAGGGATTTTTTGAAGGTTTTTGTGCATCCTCACTTCGCCTCTCCTCACAAACCCCAATCTCTAAG ACAATTGCTACCGGAATATTGTGAACGAAGCCGTGATGTTGTATCGAAATTGTCGAAAGCTATATCACAAAGCCTAGGGTTGGAGGAAACGGAAATGGAGacggaattggaattgagGTCATCGTTACAAATTTTCGTCGCAAATTACTATCCACGCTGCCCTAATCCAGAAGCGGCAATGGGGATCCTGCCACATTCCGACCACGGCCTTTTCACACTTCTCATACAAAACGACGTCGGTGGCCTTCAGATTCAGCATCACCAAAGATGGTTTAATGTAAACCCTCCTCCTAACTCCATACTAGTCAACACCGGCGATCATCTTGAG ATATTTAGCAATGGAAAGTACAAGAGCGTATTGCACAGGGCCGTTGTGAACGATAAAACGGCGAGGATTTCCATTGCGACGGCAAATGGGCCGTCTCTAGACGCAGTGGTAGCCCCTGCTCGTCGGCTTGTGGAAGGCGAAGGCGGTGCGGTGGCGGTCTATGCTGCGATGAAATATAAGGATTATCTATTGGAACAACAGAGTGGCCAGCTTGATGGGAAAACTATGTTGAAACGAGTTCGGATTCAAGACTAG
- the LOC125196939 gene encoding 2-oxoglutarate-dependent dioxygenase 19-like has translation MASESDSFKPFEFDSTLKILSDSSTLKAVPSKFNLTNDRNAFTSDSLPTIDFSALVGCDPHQRSNAVHDLATACRDWGFFILVNHGVPERLMSEMFRKMVEFFNLPDSEKKQYEAKSASDPIKCGNFNVANTSNQSFTLWREYLKLYVHPNFHCPHQPQLLRDVVQEYTQMIRVLVRKLIEAICEALELNQRRYVDEILKMESSFQLFATNYYPRCPQPDQAIGIPPHTDHGLFTFLIHNGVAGLQIEHDGKWFNADSPKNAILVNAADQLEIFTNGRCKSVKHRAVVNEEKDRISIVVANGPSGEAVIGPAAALVEKDRRAKYCAMKYEEYVESQLTKSRIGGKSILEQQMILPAN, from the exons ATGGCATCCGAGTCTGATTCATTTAAGCCCTTTGAATTTGATTCCACTCTGAAAATATTATCAGATTCTTCCACTTTGAAAGCCGTCCCTTCCAAATTCAACCTCACCAATGACCGCAACGCTTTCACTTCTGATTCACTCCCCACCATCGATTTCTCAGCCCTTGTTGGCTGCGATCCTCATCAACGCTCCAACGCTGTCCACGACCTCGCCACAGCATGTCGGGATTGGGGTTTCTTCATA CTTGTGAATCATGGGGTGCCAGAGAGATTGATGAGTGAAATGTTTAGGAAAATGGTAGAATTTTTCAATTTGCCTGATTCGGAGAAGAAGCAGTATGAAGCCAAGAGTGCTTCAGATCCCATCAAATGTGGGAATTTCAACGTCGCCAACACTTCAAACCAAAGCTTTACATTATGGAGGGAATATCTTAAGCTCTACGTCCATCCCAACTTCCATTGTCCTCACCAACCTCAACTCTTGAG GGATGTGGTGCAGGAATACACCCAAATGATAAGAGTATTGGTTAGGAAGCTAATCGAAGCCATATGCGAAGCCCTAGAACTGAATCAACGTCGTTACGTGGATGAAATATTGAAGATGGAATCgagttttcaattgtttgCCACAAATTACTATCCGCGTTGCCCTCAGCCGGACCAAGCCATCGGAATTCCGCCGCATACGGATCATGGTTTGTTCACTTTTCTCATACATAACGGTGTTGCCGGTCTTCAAATTGAGCATGACGGAAAGTGGTTCAATGCTGATTCTCCTAAGAATGCTATTTTAGTCAACGCAGCTGACCAACTTGAG ATATTCACCAATGGAAGGTGCAAGAGTGTGAAACATAGAGCGGTGGTGAATGAGGAGAAAGATAGAATCTCGATCGTGGTGGCGAATGGTCCCTCAGGGGAGGCGGTGATCGGACCGGCTGCCGCGCTGGTGGAGAAAGATAGGCGAGCAAAGTATTGTGCAATGAAGTATGAAGAGTATGTGGAGTCGCAGCTCACCAAATCACGTATCGGTGGGAAATCCATTTTGGAACAACAAATGATACTCCCTgccaattaa